The stretch of DNA ACCCTAATAGCCTGATTTTAAAGTAGGCCCGGCCTAAAAATCTAAAGTTTACTTTAAGAACTTAGGCCTGACTTAAACATGGACTAGGCTAGACTTAAAAATTGACTCTAGTTTTGTAGAACGTTAGAAACGCAATTtcagaaaaaacttaaagaaccTCTAAGTAATTTTGtcgaaaccaaaaaaaaagtaaaataaagtattttaaaagatattaaaaaactttattctACAAAGTTCAGCTGGGTAAACTTTTTCTACCCCATAGAAAATCTATTACTCAACACGTCAATAATATAAACCTTAGAGAAACATGGCCTAATTCGGACCTCTTCAGGCATTTTTTAATCCactattatttaaaatttataaaactttaaatgtagaaagttatgggagttaaaagagcattaaatgagctatataaagattaaagaatattgatttttattttatatcttcTCTTCTCACTCTGTGCAAACCTTTGGAGGTCCGAATTGAGCCACATTCCCctaatgaataaattgagaaaaaaggaaaaaagttaGATTACTTTTCTAATAGTTTTCAGATTTcatattaaactaaaaaaaaaagaaaagaaacctAATTATTccccattaaaaaaatgttaagtaaaaaaaatatttctacttTGCTCTGAATGTTTATTTTacctataaattttcctaGGAGTGGGGGAGGGGAAACATTTTCGCATCCGTATGCCAAGAAAAGGGTCGTGTGATCTGCCAAAGGACACAAACCCCAAACAATTTCTGCCAGACCTAAATCAATATAGAAGGaaagtttgtgatgaaaatcacgaggatttttttctgtgtgtaattATTGCTTCCAGGATTTTATCCCCATCCTGGCAGCAAATATTTGCTATTCAATTTTTGCCTGTCATGGTGCACCTGACCAGAAGGGTctgttatgatttttttcacacacatacaAATGGGTTATGAGCTGAAGATTTCATATTGGATGAAGGACCCCGAAGGGATGACACATTTCattctaaatgattttaatacgAACCTTAATCCTGCGAGGATGTGTGGGCAAAAATCAATGCGCTATGATTTATCTCGGAGAATTACTCGCGGAAAATCCCCTCTAATcggattttctctttttttttcttcctctatCGCAGGGCTTTTGTGGACAATACACATCTCCAGCTAATCACGCTGGATGCCAATCCGGCTTTCTGTGATCTACCACCGCGACTCTTTCACGGGAATCCCAATCTCGTGGACATCTCAATGCGCAGCAATGGGTTGATGACGCTCGATGCAATCCAATTCCCACTGGATCGACTACGACGATTGCATCTGGCTGAAAATCCACTTGAGTGCAATTGTTCCCTCCTTTGGCTGTGGCGCCTCGTGCACGAGGAAGAGGCGACGGATGTGGGTGCTGAAGCAGCAGCCACCGGTGAGACTCTCACATTCGATCGTGATGCAATCACATGCGACGTGCTGGAGGACAACGTACGCACCCGCAGACGTTTGATAGATATGTCTGAGGGTGAGATTCAATGCCCAGCACGCCTCGTGACGATCGTCTGTGCCATCCTCACGGTTCTCCTTGTCACAATGGCGGGCGTGAGTGTGGTGCTGTACGTGCAATTTGCACGACGACGGAAGCGTATGATTGAGGAGCGAAAGAATGTAAATGAGCGCATTGTGCCGCAACAAATTGACAAGATGGAGCTTGAGCGCTACCTCCAGGCACAGGCACTCACGAGTGAGTACCGCACGCTCCGTCCGTGGGAGATTCCCATCAAGGAGGCTGATCGCGAGGAGCCAGATCACTATGAGAAGTTTGACTATTTCGACCACCGCCGCATGCCACCCCCCAAGGCAGCCCCCGCACCCCACGTTGTCTACGTATGACTCCCAGGAATTGGTCACACTATTCACAGGTAAAATGTGATTGGATCCAATGGGCATCTGTACATTAATCCAGCACTCCCTCTCTATCCCCAAAAAATCCGCATATCCCATTCGCAACTGCAGCAAGTCTCAGCGCGGAGCTTTAAGCTCACATTTGCGtgaattttgatcaatttctgATCATTCTCTGTGTACATAAATCAGTTAGATTGTTTCAATTTAgctaataattaaaataaatagatttttgtgaattaagcATAAGATtagttaaagtttttctttcttcaagaaagagtttaaaatattttagtttattaagttttttcttaaggtgAAAATTCTGGCACtcgttttgaatgaaattgttgaattttccttaattttccttttatttatgtGACCTTcatattctttattttgcttttttcatCATCCATCAATCTACCCTAAAACATTCCAATTCAAGgatatttttctataaattatgattttcttttaacattaattatcttttgaaaactttggtcttttcagttaaaatttgtataaaaatcgatttcttttaaaaatattttgatatctTATGGATTTAGTCTTGAAAGAATTATGTCTTCTTCTCTTCTAAGAAGATGGagtctatttattttttgtttgtgcTATAATTTCTAATACATTCGAAAGGACAAATCCAGACCGACTTTCCAATTTTTAcaattgggaaaaattggatttttttttttcaaaaatctggCCCTGCTTTACATAATTTGCTTTCACTAAAAGCATATGCGTTGATGCTTTGATCCAATGCTTTCGAAGAAAAACATTCGAAGCTCTGAAGCATATGTTTTAAGctatttaaatgcaaaattagacaaaaaaaattggagcgttatttttgagcaaatctttatcaatttttctttgctttgaGATGAATATTAAAGAGTTGTTCTAACtgcctaaaaatatttatttttcttcaacaatatTTCTTTGTGTTTGAACTatcttcaaataaaagcctATATCATgaataaatatgaataaacatcctttattttttgaaaacaatGCCTTTAATGTCTCAGTTCTTCGCctttaaacacaaaaaatctattaaataatcacaaaaagCCATCAAAAGGGTGCTCTAGAGCAagaatatatattattttaaattattaagaaattgCATTGCAAAAATGAAAGCTTGAAGCAGTTGTGAATGGGATGTGCCAACCATgacgaagaaaatatttataaatttttcttgaataatttaGCTGATGATGTGCAAAGACAAAGTGCAAAAtgtaattgacaaaaaaaaggaaagcaaaagttaaaaaaaaaaatagaaaaggagTGACGATcgagaagcaataaaaatgaaaataaataatttaaaaaaaaatgagcaaacgTGAAGTGACGTGAGggtgaatgaaaataattgaatataTTAACTATTTTCATATTCTATGAGggatttgtataaaatatttatagagaacaaaaaagtggacaatttattaataatcgTAAATTAGAGCGGAATCCAGCACAATCACAGAGTGAAATTCTGATCCACCTCCCCCCGGAAAACACCTAAAAACTTAACCACACACGCCAGGATCATTTTCAGTGGGATTAGTGGGAATGAAATACACcgaaattaatttaacccACTCGCATTTATCACACAGTCGCGGATTTATCTGCGGGGATTCTTTgtgtatattttcatttattttaatgcctTTTTATGTGAATTGCGGGGGGAGGGTACACACGCATAGTCCGCCAATTTCATAATTGAGCGAcgtggaattaatttttcaggaTCATCCCctattttcacccaaaaaccCCCACAGGGTTGTCCCTACCCCAAAAccccgaaaaaaaaccaaGTATATAAATCAGAAAGGTTTGTAAGttaaatacataatacaaaGGGATACGGACCACTTGAATTTTGTTGCTacatcctaaaaaaaaagaaaccttttttatgtacatttagGAGAAAGGAATTTGTGGGAAGAAATGGAAGATtttatgagagaaaaaagaatcaataaaaatctctaGAATAAAAAtaggtaataaaatattgttgaatgaaatattgaagaaaaaaaaaagaaattctattatGTATGTTCAGTTTTCGTGGCTGCAGCCCTCCGTATCTTCATTTCCATATACAAAATTCCACAGAATTTTACAACACTCAAATTCCTCCGTGAATCCGTGCATCTTCTAACTTTCTCCCCTTTTTGCATGGAGGGAGAGAATATAAATTGGACATTGTTGCGATAGTGGAGTCACAGACACGCTCGCTGTGGTGACTTTTGCAATTAGAAGTGGAGAAACtgtataatttttcatgcttCCACTGATGCCACACGTTTTATATATTCACCTCCCTCAACCCCATGAACAAATGGCCGTAAAAAGTTCCGCAAAAAGGGTACATCATTGAGCGAAGTAAAATACATTTGTttccttaaagaaattttggcGTTTCtgaagaattcaaaaagttgattttaacgattttgtaggtaatttatttacttacaaagatattttgcaaaaaaaaaactaatttttcattaacataATTATTTACCttggttaaaaaaatgttttagataATGGTTAATTGAGGTTAATAATACATAAACTAAAgttgaaagaataattaacatttattaAACCTGTCATACGTAGTGAAAGCTTTTATGAGGGcaagaaaaaacattctttctgGTTTTTTTCCGAACATTCAGTTTTAGAGAAATctgaattgtttttaatattcaattaatgaaATCTTATTTTCCGACGGATTATCTTttagaaaaaccaaaaaattcatttagaatGTCTTCTGAGTCATCCAGAAAAagacaaattatatttttccgGAAGTTGAACAGTAAAGAAATCTAAATAGCTTTTAATATTCTGCtaataaaatcttattttccGTCGtcttaacttttaaataaagccCAAAATTCATTTGGAATATCTTCTAAGGCATccggaaaaaatcaaaaaaaatttccggaatttgaattttaaagaaatcttgaTGTTTgtattctttataatttttttcattgtctgtactttaagaaaaagctaaaattcattaagaatattttctgatgCGTCCGGAAAAggacaaattatatttttccggaagttgaatttaagaaaaatcttgatgtttttctttgtattcttcattaaattttatttttcattgtctGGACTTTTAGGAAAATGgtaaaaattagttaaaactATTCCGAAGTCATtcggaaaatgaatgaaaataaaattttccggaaatgtaataaaatgtgtaaaaaattacgaaataaaaattaataaatggagtaaaatattaaacacaAAAACAGAACAAATAAAGTGTTTCAAGCAAGAGTCAGTGAACGATCAATGATCCATTGAacgttaaattttcatttaccaATACtcgtaaaaaaatgaataatattattgttattgatcaatattcacaaatattcataaatatcaagcaagaaatatattttttttataataaaccCTATTGAACCTCTAAAATTTCAacgacaaattaattaatttctgaacaatattttatcaagaaaataaattttgtgttgTTTTAGAGCTCAATGAGTACCCCCTTGATGCCATAACTCTGATGCGATCAATTTCAATCGCAGCGCCCAAAAACACGGAAATTACTGATTCCCCGAGACAGTGGGGGATGGAAAATGATATGCAGAGACTTTTAGCAAGGGCGGTTaaggggggaggggggaggGATGAACAAAGACGTATGCAGGGAAGGAAGGGGAttgatttgcattttaaacaattgaaataattaatttgctcCATTGTCTGACGCGCTGTATTCTGGagtgtagaaaattttaaattgagttTTGTGATGGCAAGGAGAGGACTTGTCCCAGCCGCACCAGGGGGCTCCAAGGGGGGGattgatataaaaattcatgaagtGGTAAAATGTGAGTTGGAGTCCCTTTTCGAGAGTGGCACACAAGTTTGATGGCGCGCACATTCCAAGTCAAGAAAATCACATGGAATGGGACAAGGATGGGAAGTCAAGAAATCAGTGGTGTCTCTGCGATGTGGGGGGAAAACTTTTGGTGTCTTGGTCTGCGCAAAagggaaaagttttcttggagAAATTCAATGTGTTCATTGAATGAGATACCACCGCACAAAACTTGTACAATTAATCTTACTATCATCGtcgcatttttcttcctcatttcCCTTCTCACCCACGAGGAAAGTGAAAGAAGAAACTTCCCGTCAAtggtattttattgaaaagaccATCGCATGTACCTCCTTGCAAAGTAGATTTGTGTAGCCGTTAAACGGTGtagaaagatttaaattttcaaaaaaaaattcttttttcattcaaacatCCAAAAATCCCACGTTTTTCACCCACAAAACCCATTAGaacaaaagtttaaaaaaaaataaatgtggtGCTAatctattaaataaaaggataatgtgaaaatgtaaaataaaatcgtgtatAGATAGTTAATAGTTTTtaaggtaaagaaaaaaaaataaatcttataaTTTGCTGCAGTCACGAAGACGTAAATGTGTCATTTTACATAAGCAAATACAGCCACACAAAAAGGACCTATAGAAgagctataaaaaaaagtaattccctaattaaatacataaatcctttttaaaaaaaatctctcagagtccaccagcaaaaaaaattgacaatatCTCTCGCtgaaataagaaagaaattgaaattccttttGTGGCTAAATTgacaacaaaaatttattctattttgttctctttataattttcattgaaaggaaaatcttccGTTAAGAAAAGCGATAAAACATGttatatttcttattaaaaaacatttaattattatatattgtaTATTAAAAGACTGACTTTaagctgaataaaaaaaatgaaagaaaaaaattacgttcaaaaaatattttttcaatttttcccgaATTTTCCACTGATTGTGAGCGATTTTAGAGGCGAAAATCCATCCAATTGCGTGCCATGAGGAATTTCAGGAGGCGCCAGGAGAAGAAATAGATGAATTCCGTGAAGCTAAGTAGACTACATCCCAGGAATAAGCCAGCAGTTCCACCAATGTAGACTATATTTGCGTGGGTGTAATCCAGTTTTCCAAATTCccgcgcgtttttttttttgcaaagggGGTGGGCAGgtgaaaaagttattaaaatacCATGACAGGTAATTAATTAGTGAACAAcagagtgtgtgtgtgttgtgcaTGCAACATACCGAGTAAATCCGTGAAGCGAAACAGGACGTCGCGGATGAGCTGCATTTTGGGATAATCACTGATGCCCCACTGGAGATTGGCACCCAAAAACCACACCCGGGATTTCTTTAATTACACCACGCAAAACATATTCAATATCCTCGCTGGACACACACCCACAATGGGCTTATggggtttttaattaaaatttattagtgaGCGCGAACCTGCTCCCCGCGCACGTTCACTAGCCCTCACACAACTATCCCCCCGAACCACCCACCCAACACGCATTGTGCTTCACCCAAGTGGATGAGAATTTGTTAAAAGGTGGGCAAAAATCACaaacttacattttttatctaaaaaaaatttagtaggggagagcggggctaataaagtcacttaagggtttggaaaaagtctaaaatatcatatttcctagctagatagaacaaaatgatctgagaaagagttgtagagcaagaaatatcctaaagaattgagctatgcatttcactttatctgtttgggaaatatgatattttgagctttttctaaacccttaagtgactttattaaccccgccctcccctacaaTGTATTAAAAGTTACCCTTTAATATTCCCACTTTGACATGAAATATCATTCTGTTCTTCATCACAAAGATTTAAAGAGCACTAATGGCtctaataaaacaataaaagaaccCGTCACCGTATGGGATCGGCTCGTCGATTCCGTCGGCATTAACATCCGATTTCGTAGACCGAAATCGGTCTCGATGTCAGCCGATCATGTCGGTGTCTTTTAAATAGGTCGATTTCGGTTTCGACGTCTGCCGATAACGTCGGTATGTCAATTTTTTGgtgcaaaagtgaaaatatcaggtaagtttttctattttttcataaaataattaatttagatgCAGAATTAGTgataaatgtaaagaaaactttagtttAGATGCTAGATTATGTTCAGAACATGGGGGATTCTGAAAATCCGGCCAATAAATCTTccaaatttgcaatttaatatttgcCTTCTTTGGGGTCACTGTTTTTCAGAGTCTCTAACAATTTCATACAACCCtcatttttaggtaaattttattgaatttttcttggcaGGATCTTGATCCTTGCCGTGTGTGATGGTTTTAGATTTATGGTGAAAACCTCGTGCTGCGGAATCATCGACCAGCACTGAGTGTTCTGGGCAGGAGGGACTACCCATGTGGTAAGGAAGTTGGTCTGGTGATCATTGGTTCCGGCTCCGGAGGCTGGCTGCTATTAAAGCTGCCCAGTTGGGGATTAAGGTACGAAACACATTAAGTTTGGTTTGTTTTCTTGATTCAGTAAGAActgataaatttctttttatccagACCGTGTGCATTGAGAAGAACGACACATGTGGTGACACCTGCCTCAATGTGTGATATATCCCATCGAAACCTCTCCTCAATAATACCCATGGACATTGCGCAGCTCTTCAAGAAGAGATGCATCTCATTAAGGGCTACGGGAGTATCACGTCAGCCAAGGAAGTCACCGCCAAGACGGAATCTGGCTAAGAGATGACTGCAACGGGAGCAGCAGTCACCCCATTTCCCCGGTAAGTTCACATTATTATTTCACGGCTGCCTTTACCCATTCCAAGCTATCTTATGAGAAAGAAGTTTACACGTTTcctttatgtaaaattaaaattaaattaaagtaaattttgtcGATTTTTTTGCAGACGGATGGGTCGAAAGGTGATAAAACGAAGGCTTGAAAAATGGTACGTATactttacaaattattttgtttttaatttatctaatgattaaatttttgcatgtCTTTCTATGCCGGAAGCATCTACAAGGGGTGTCCATATCAACGTACTGTGACTGTGACTTTTATAAATCCACGTGGGAAGCTAGCTGCCCCTCAGAGGAATACCATCTACGAAAACATCCACAACTCTGCGTGGGAGTCTAGCTGCCCCTTAAAGGGATACCATCGGAGGCACCATAGGCACTCGCAATTCTTCAgtagtattaaaaaaaatgacgttCTTCAAGCTTCCGTCGTCGAAGATCTTCGTGTTACAGCATGCATCATGAGATTCACATGCAGATAagcccaaaattaatttaccttaTCAAAATTGATCCAATGTGCCCTTTTCCATACCCTAATCATaccctttttgcaaaatatcctattttccataataataattttatccagaaaaattgtgaaaaatcatcattttttgagtaaaaagtgatgatgatgtgtaaaaaatgataattttttatttataaatgattatgatgatttataaaaaaaatatcaaagacaaaaaatataatataaattgaaaaatattttaaaagaaaaaaaaaagatttaaaaaaagttaaaaaatataaataggtttatttctaatttaattcttaatgaaattcatcatcagacgaaaaaatgttatttttgtaatttttcttgtaaaattatgtaatattttgtattttatttcatattattaaataaaatagaaaaatataaagaaaactcgattttttaattaaaaatagacCGATGGTCTGCAGACGGCATCGGTTATGACGTCACAATGGTAAGGTCGATTTTCGAGCCGACTGGGGTCGATTTCGAACCGATttattgaccgattttgcaccaaaaaaaagtctcacgGGGATAGGGCATTCAATGTTAAATGTCGGCAGACGAATCGATCTATGCGTCGGCAAATCGTCTGTTGATATGCTCGATTTTGTCGTTCGAAATCGACTCTACATCGACAGATTTACGGTGACGGgaatgtactaaattttttagaacataaatatttaaaaaatctatttggaaaacataaaagatttttcttatttgtagCAATTTAGTAAACTTTCAAAGAACTAATAGGAGTTTTgtactaatttttttagaacacATTCTAATTAATAGGTATAAAATCTTTGTAgactttttaattacaaacatCATAAGGTAAGTATTTTGGCAAGTTAACATATTTctgttttgtaaaataatttttagtacATGTATTCCGGACCCTTTAAATGTTGTGTAATAAAGTactcaattttatattagatTTAATTGAATCGTAACACAATTTTAATGTAGGaacattattcatttaattaatagaaAGAATATCTTCTTTTATAATCAGtacaaatacaaaaatcaTCTGTATGCAATGTCTTCTGCGTGCAGTGTGTACTAAATTTTTATGGAGTTTGgtatacaaaaaattatcgTTGTGATACTcagaaacgttaaaaaatgtaaaataatttataaaaaaatttcattatgaaaaaaaaattgttgtacTAAAAACATgtactaaaaatatatattcaaattttgcTACAATAGGAGAAAGAATATTCTTATAATGAATTGTATTCTAAAGatgatataaaatataaagtattttatgaaaaaaaattagtacaGACTTATGtactaaaaatgtaaaaaatgcaaaactcactaaataaaaaaatcaaaatgatttttaaccaCCTTTCGACAAACTCCCACTCATGAGGATTTTTCCCGTATTGTTCTCAACTCACATAGGATTGGACTAAAAAGTTGGAATTATCGCAATTCTCCTCGCATTTGcatttgattttcattctATCGGAATGCAGCGCAATGATTTCATCTGTGGATGACGAGAATAACACAATCACTAATTAAATATCCACACAACATAGACCAATATGTGGGAAAATTCGGGAGTGAGGGGGGATTTGGCTTTTCTCTATACTTCACCCTTAATTCCTGCTAAGCACTTCATCCCATCGAAGTCGCACACAGGATATTGGTGGCCACTCCTTGTGCGGCTACGATAGAAATGAGGGATGCACTGGCACACATCCAATGCAATTCGGATGCGACATTCCACGCGACAGAGATTGAAGCTGTACACAGGGCTGAACTCCATGTTTCCCGCCTCATCGGTAAAGCGGCAGCGTCTCTGGGAAACAGAAAGCCCTCGTGCATCTGTTGTAGTACGAATTTCAAGCGCTGTCAGCTCAACTGTAGCATAACCGGTGTCGTCGAATGAGTAGCGCCTCTTAGAGATGTCCGGAATATCCAGAGCCGCGTGGAAATAAACCTTTGTGCAAACGAGAGAAAAAcgttattatttaaaaattttaaaaatgaaatgacaGATATGTCAGATTAAACgtcagattaaaaaaatgacgtttttaatgaaaaaaagtaaaacttgCAAATCATTTTGTTAACCCCAATATGTTAGGAACTAAGAATTCATTCCATTGGACTtctattatttaaaagaatttaaa from Lutzomyia longipalpis isolate SR_M1_2022 chromosome 4, ASM2433408v1 encodes:
- the LOC129796268 gene encoding uncharacterized protein LOC129796268; this translates as MTATGAAVTPFPRRMGRKVIKRRLEKCIYKGCPYQRTVTVTFINPRGKLAAPQRNTIYENIHNSAWESSCPLKGYHRRHHRHSQFFSSIKKNDVLQASVVEDLRVTACIMRFTCR